The following proteins are encoded in a genomic region of Gadus macrocephalus chromosome 19, ASM3116895v1:
- the LOC132447625 gene encoding metal transporter CNNM3 isoform X1 yields MVASLAGLRLLLMLLLFCGIRDGACSQRAPLVVGLRLEDPEGRVCMKERTILAPAGASFKVRLFGSERLNGSWPWVAFATAAPGEAGDVGDAADPCGQESSRGAAAFEATELLAPPGEEYSRIITVQTRKDSIPSGAVGVARDQTYHHLCVRESNGKWASVRPDRLRVIAESVLPRDYIPAWGLAVLVVALVVVCGVLKMVNLSLLWLDPLELYVLHSCGSEEEKRGAKRLEPIRRRGNFLVCSLVFLCALGHSVVGVLLYKAIGAIAPAVFASAFLVFLLAELVPHILASGYGFQMAPGLTWLAQVCMVLTCPLSCPLGLILDLALRRDISTCGIRERAMEMIRTSVNDPYSEFVKEEFSRGALRSKTVEDILTPLKECFMLPSTATLDFSTMSDIMQSGYTRVPIYEEEKSNIVEILYVKDLALVDPDDCTPMTTITKFYNHPLHFVFNDTKLDAMLEEFKKGNSHLAIVQKVNNEGEGDPFYEVLGLVTLEDVIEEIIKSEILDESDGYMDMKVKRRLAPLEITLEPRAAHEEFSLFKLPEGEPKVRTSPQLLLATHRFLSREVEHFSPGRVSERVLFHLLRHPSVNQEVQFDPSNGLSPEHYLYTRNHPVDYFVLLLQGRVEVEIGKEGLKFENGAFTYYGVSALTAPSSVHQSPVSSQRPRDPFELGDATSPSSYCPDYTVRALTDLQLIRVTRVQYLNALMSSHGSRSLEPPEVKVLPNSQTKLLNDRNSAQEFPVNFSFFDTIENYC; encoded by the exons ATGGTGGCCAGCTTGGCAGGTCTACGATTGCTGTTGATGTTATTGTTGTTCTGCGGGATCAGGGACGGCGCCTGCAGCCAGCGAGCCCCGCTGGTCGTAGGGCTGCGACTGGAAGACCCGGAGGGTCGGGTGTGTATGAAGGAGCGAACAATCTTGGCACCAGCGGGAGCCAGTTTTAAGGTTCGCCTGTTTGGATCAGAACGGCTGAATGGAAGCTGGCCGTGGGTCGCGTTTGCCACAGCAGCTCCGGGGGAGGCCGGGGATGTGGGAGACGCGGCCGACCCGTGTGGGCAGGAGAGCAGTCGAGGAGCGGCCGCGTTCGAGGCGACGGAACTCCTCGCCCCCCCCGGCGAGGAGTACAGCCGGATTATAACGGTGCAGACGCGCAAAGATAGCATCCCCTCGGGCGCCGTAGGGGTAGCAAGAGACCAGACCTACCACCACCTGTGCGTACGGGAAAGTAACGGGAAATGGGCATCTGTCAGACCGGACAGACTGCGGGTCATCGCCGAGAGCGTTCTGCCCAGGGACTACATCCCGGCGTGGGGGCTGGCCGTTCTGGTGGTGGCGCTGGTTGTGGTGTGCGGGGTTTTGAAGATGGTGAACCTCAGCCTCCTGTGGCTGGACCCCCTCGAGCTCTACGTCCTCCACAGCTGCGggtcggaggaggagaagcgggGCGCTAAACGTTTGGAGCCAATTAGGAGAAGAGGCAACTTCTTG GTGTGTTCCCTGGTGTTTCTGTGCGCCCTGGGTCACTCGGTTGTAGGGGTGTTGCTGTACAAGGCTATCGGCGCCATTGCACCGGCAGTATTCGCGAGCGCCTTCCTCGTCTTTCTGCTGGCGGAGTTGGTGCCACACATCCTGGCCTCGGGCTACGGCTTCCAGATGGCCCCGGGGCTCACCTGGTTGGCCCAGGTGTGCATGGTGCTGACCTGCCCGCTGTCCTGTCCGCTGGGCCTCATCCTGGACCTCGCGCTCAGAAGGGATATTAGCACGTGTGGCATCCGGGAGAGGGCCATGGAAATGATCCGCACCAGCGTCAACGACCCCTACAG TGAGTTTGTGAAGGAGGAGTTTAGCCGGGGGGCCCTGCGCAGCAAGACGGTGGAGGACATCCTGACCCCGCTGAAGGAGTGCTTCATGCTGCCCAGCACAGCCACCCTGGACTTCTCCACCATGTCCGACATCATGCAGAGCGGCTACACCCGTGTGCCCATCTACGAGGAGGAGAA ATCCAACATCGTGGAGATCCTGTACGTGAAGGACCTGGCCCTGGTCGATCCCGACGACTGCACCCCCATGACCACCATCACCAAGTTCTACAACCACCCGCTGCACTTCGTCTTCAACGACACCAAGCTGGACGCCATGCTGGAGGAGTTcaagaaag GAAATTCCCACCTGGCCATCGTCCAGAAGGTGAACaacgagggggagggagatcCCTTCTACGAGGTGCTGGGATTGGTCACCTTGGAGGACGTCATCGAGGAGATCATCAAATCAGAGATCCTGGATGAATCCGACGGTTACA TGGACATGAAGGTCAAGCGTCGGCTGGCTCCCCTGGAGATAACGCTGGAGCCCCGGGCCGCCCACGAAGAGTTCTCCCTCTTCAAGCTCCCGGAAGGAGAGCCCAAGGTCCGCACCTCCCCCCAGCTGCTGCTGGCCACGCACCGCTTCCTCTCCAGAG AAGTGGAGCATTTCAGTCCGGGCCGGGTGTCCGAGAGGGTCCtgttccacctcctccgccacccCAGTGTGAACCAGGAGGTGCAGTTTGACCCCAGCAACGGGCTGAGTCCTGAGCACTACCTGTACACACGCAACCACCCCGTCGACTACTTCGTCCTCCTGCTGCAG GGTCGCGTGGAGGTGGAGATCGGGAAGGAGGGGCTGAAGTTTGAGAATGGAGCTTTTACGTATTACGGCGTTTCTGCTCTAACGGCGCCCTCTTCAG TGCACCAGTCCCCGGTGTCGAGTCAGCGCCCCAGGGACCCCTTCGAGCTGGGGGACGCCACCAGCCCCTCCAGCTACTGTCCGGACTACACCGTGCGCGCCCTCACTGACCTGCAGCTCATACGG gtgacaCGTGTGCAGTATTTAAACGCGTTGATGTCGTCTCACGGCTCTCGGAGCCTCGAGCCCCCTGAGGTGAAGGTCCTCCCCAACAGCCAGACCAAGCTGCTCAACGACAGGAACTCAGCACAag AGTTCCCCGTAAACTTTTCATTCTTTGACACCATCGAGAACTACTGTTAA
- the LOC132447625 gene encoding metal transporter CNNM3 isoform X2 has product MVASLAGLRLLLMLLLFCGIRDGACSQRAPLVVGLRLEDPEGRVCMKERTILAPAGASFKVRLFGSERLNGSWPWVAFATAAPGEAGDVGDAADPCGQESSRGAAAFEATELLAPPGEEYSRIITVQTRKDSIPSGAVGVARDQTYHHLCVRESNGKWASVRPDRLRVIAESVLPRDYIPAWGLAVLVVALVVVCGVLKMVNLSLLWLDPLELYVLHSCGSEEEKRGAKRLEPIRRRGNFLVCSLVFLCALGHSVVGVLLYKAIGAIAPAVFASAFLVFLLAELVPHILASGYGFQMAPGLTWLAQVCMVLTCPLSCPLGLILDLALRRDISTCGIRERAMEMIRTSVNDPYSEFVKEEFSRGALRSKTVEDILTPLKECFMLPSTATLDFSTMSDIMQSGYTRVPIYEEEKSNIVEILYVKDLALVDPDDCTPMTTITKFYNHPLHFVFNDTKLDAMLEEFKKGNSHLAIVQKVNNEGEGDPFYEVLGLVTLEDVIEEIIKSEILDESDGYMDMKVKRRLAPLEITLEPRAAHEEFSLFKLPEGEPKVRTSPQLLLATHRFLSREVEHFSPGRVSERVLFHLLRHPSVNQEVQFDPSNGLSPEHYLYTRNHPVDYFVLLLQGRVEVEIGKEGLKFENGAFTYYGVSALTAPSSVHQSPVSSQRPRDPFELGDATSPSSYCPDYTVRALTDLQLIRVTRVQYLNALMSSHGSRSLEPPEVKVLPNSQTKLLNDRNSAQGSSKALDDCSDQEA; this is encoded by the exons ATGGTGGCCAGCTTGGCAGGTCTACGATTGCTGTTGATGTTATTGTTGTTCTGCGGGATCAGGGACGGCGCCTGCAGCCAGCGAGCCCCGCTGGTCGTAGGGCTGCGACTGGAAGACCCGGAGGGTCGGGTGTGTATGAAGGAGCGAACAATCTTGGCACCAGCGGGAGCCAGTTTTAAGGTTCGCCTGTTTGGATCAGAACGGCTGAATGGAAGCTGGCCGTGGGTCGCGTTTGCCACAGCAGCTCCGGGGGAGGCCGGGGATGTGGGAGACGCGGCCGACCCGTGTGGGCAGGAGAGCAGTCGAGGAGCGGCCGCGTTCGAGGCGACGGAACTCCTCGCCCCCCCCGGCGAGGAGTACAGCCGGATTATAACGGTGCAGACGCGCAAAGATAGCATCCCCTCGGGCGCCGTAGGGGTAGCAAGAGACCAGACCTACCACCACCTGTGCGTACGGGAAAGTAACGGGAAATGGGCATCTGTCAGACCGGACAGACTGCGGGTCATCGCCGAGAGCGTTCTGCCCAGGGACTACATCCCGGCGTGGGGGCTGGCCGTTCTGGTGGTGGCGCTGGTTGTGGTGTGCGGGGTTTTGAAGATGGTGAACCTCAGCCTCCTGTGGCTGGACCCCCTCGAGCTCTACGTCCTCCACAGCTGCGggtcggaggaggagaagcgggGCGCTAAACGTTTGGAGCCAATTAGGAGAAGAGGCAACTTCTTG GTGTGTTCCCTGGTGTTTCTGTGCGCCCTGGGTCACTCGGTTGTAGGGGTGTTGCTGTACAAGGCTATCGGCGCCATTGCACCGGCAGTATTCGCGAGCGCCTTCCTCGTCTTTCTGCTGGCGGAGTTGGTGCCACACATCCTGGCCTCGGGCTACGGCTTCCAGATGGCCCCGGGGCTCACCTGGTTGGCCCAGGTGTGCATGGTGCTGACCTGCCCGCTGTCCTGTCCGCTGGGCCTCATCCTGGACCTCGCGCTCAGAAGGGATATTAGCACGTGTGGCATCCGGGAGAGGGCCATGGAAATGATCCGCACCAGCGTCAACGACCCCTACAG TGAGTTTGTGAAGGAGGAGTTTAGCCGGGGGGCCCTGCGCAGCAAGACGGTGGAGGACATCCTGACCCCGCTGAAGGAGTGCTTCATGCTGCCCAGCACAGCCACCCTGGACTTCTCCACCATGTCCGACATCATGCAGAGCGGCTACACCCGTGTGCCCATCTACGAGGAGGAGAA ATCCAACATCGTGGAGATCCTGTACGTGAAGGACCTGGCCCTGGTCGATCCCGACGACTGCACCCCCATGACCACCATCACCAAGTTCTACAACCACCCGCTGCACTTCGTCTTCAACGACACCAAGCTGGACGCCATGCTGGAGGAGTTcaagaaag GAAATTCCCACCTGGCCATCGTCCAGAAGGTGAACaacgagggggagggagatcCCTTCTACGAGGTGCTGGGATTGGTCACCTTGGAGGACGTCATCGAGGAGATCATCAAATCAGAGATCCTGGATGAATCCGACGGTTACA TGGACATGAAGGTCAAGCGTCGGCTGGCTCCCCTGGAGATAACGCTGGAGCCCCGGGCCGCCCACGAAGAGTTCTCCCTCTTCAAGCTCCCGGAAGGAGAGCCCAAGGTCCGCACCTCCCCCCAGCTGCTGCTGGCCACGCACCGCTTCCTCTCCAGAG AAGTGGAGCATTTCAGTCCGGGCCGGGTGTCCGAGAGGGTCCtgttccacctcctccgccacccCAGTGTGAACCAGGAGGTGCAGTTTGACCCCAGCAACGGGCTGAGTCCTGAGCACTACCTGTACACACGCAACCACCCCGTCGACTACTTCGTCCTCCTGCTGCAG GGTCGCGTGGAGGTGGAGATCGGGAAGGAGGGGCTGAAGTTTGAGAATGGAGCTTTTACGTATTACGGCGTTTCTGCTCTAACGGCGCCCTCTTCAG TGCACCAGTCCCCGGTGTCGAGTCAGCGCCCCAGGGACCCCTTCGAGCTGGGGGACGCCACCAGCCCCTCCAGCTACTGTCCGGACTACACCGTGCGCGCCCTCACTGACCTGCAGCTCATACGG gtgacaCGTGTGCAGTATTTAAACGCGTTGATGTCGTCTCACGGCTCTCGGAGCCTCGAGCCCCCTGAGGTGAAGGTCCTCCCCAACAGCCAGACCAAGCTGCTCAACGACAGGAACTCAGCACAag GTAGCAGTAAGGCCCTGGACGACTGCAGTGACCAGGAGGCATAg
- the LOC132448026 gene encoding metal transporter CNNM4 has product MTSTPRSPKSETNMATEWSGQQGYVLTLMIFLWSAVGGRTETGPAAGGGAGGSGTHVLGMRLEKSDKPSGTTDGGVIQVTEESTVQLRFYGVHLHSDTWTQIRFTELANEDDEEEGGGSPHDMSLGMDPANRTCADFTKDISVGTFMNVSGRGTTGVLSINVKPLRKSEPRKEYALCVRSVDGSRWVLFGDSDGRFLVVEAKKSLLPMWFQCILLCCLLVLSGMFSGLNLGLMALDPMELRIVQSCGTEKEKKYARKIEPIRSKGNYLLCSLLLGNVLVNTTLTILLDDLIGSGLGAVVASTVGIVIFGEIVPQALCSRHGLAVGANTIMVTKFFMLVTFPLSFPVSKLLDVLLGQEIGTVYNREKLVGMLKVTEPYNDLVREEMNMIQGALELRNKTVEDVMTPIGDCFMMVSDAVLDFDTMSEVMESGYTRIPVFDGERSNIVDILYVKDLAFVDPDDCTTLKTITKFYNHPVHFVFHDTKLDAMLEEFKKGKSHLAIVQKVNNEGEGDPFYEVLGLVTLEDVIEEIIKSEILDESDLYTDNKNRKKVDPNKNKRDFSAFKNDGDSQVKISPQLMLAAHRFLATEVSLFSPFLVTEKVLLRILRHPDVIQEVKFNDSDKRSPHHFVYQRGRPVDYFILILQGRVEVEAGHENMKFETGPFSFYGVMALSTPSLAVTPPLSPSVASPPPRRLSLKRFSVFSRFPEFRSPSHAGGLNRSASLSCTERAPDAPGSVGGSNSQLPGTPFQYTPDFCVRALTDLQFVKITRAQYQNGLLASRLDSSPQTPEAGHPRLDTSFSLPPISPPAPRASIPLATPPAPRPPALSQPAPPASARSTPPTVSRRSSPTPKHPLPLTTPLVTAATTAPGGDQLSKPSPSPPPPPLPASSPPRPEHVAPPGETTTLLGEHQNCSGPPAAVGVGAGTARKPSHPYAHVHTISHAHTESTI; this is encoded by the exons ATGACGTCAACTCCCAGGTCGCCAAAGAGTGAAACAAACATGGCGACAGAGTGGAGCGGGCAGCAAGGGTATGTTCTGACTTTGATGATCTTTCTATGGAGTGCGGTCGGAGGGAGGACCGAGACGGGGCCAGCCGCgggcggcggcgccggcggcAGCGGCACGCACGTGCTTGGTATGCGGCTGGAGAAAAGCGACAAACCGAGCGGCACCACGGACGGCGGGGTCATCCAGGTAACGGAGGAGAGTACCGTCCAGCTCCGTTTCTACGGAGTGCACTTACACTCGGACACCTGGACGCAAATCCGCTTCACGGAGCTCGCGAAtgaggacgacgaggaggaggggggcggctCCCCTCATGACATGTCGCTCGGGATGGACCCCGCGAACAGGACTTGCGCCGACTTTACCAAGGATATCAGCGTGGGCACGTTCATGAACGTCAGTGGTCGCGGGACCACCGGCGTGCTCAGCATCAACGTGAAGCCGCTCCGCAAGAGCGAGCCGCGGAAGGAGTACGCGCTATGCGTGCGCAGCGTGGACGGCAGCCGCTGGGTGCTGTTCGGGGACAGCGACGGCCGCTtcctggtggtggaggcgaAGAAGTCCCTGCTGCCCATGTGGTTCCAGTGCATCCTGCTGTGCTGCCTTTTGGTGCTGTCGGGCATGTTCAGCGGGCTGAACCTGGGCCTCATGGCCCTTGACCCCATGGAGCTGCGCATCGTGCAGAGCTGCGGCAccgagaaggagaagaagtacGCCCGCAAGATCGAGCCCATCCGCAGCAAGGGCAACTACCTGCTGTGCTCCCTGCTGCTGGGCAACGTGCTGgtcaacaccaccctgaccaTCCTGCTGGACGACCTCATCGGCTCGGGCCTGGGCGCCGTGGTGGCGTCCACGGTGGGCATCGTCATCTTCGGCGAGATCGTTCCGCAGGCGCTGTGCTCGCGCCACGGGCTGGCGGTGGGCGCCAACACCATCATGGTGACCAAGTTCTTCATGCTGGTCACCTTCCCGCTGAGCTTCCCCGTCAGCAAGCTACTGGACGTGCTGCTGGGCCAGGAGATCGGCACGGTGTACAACCGGGAGAAGCTGGTGGGCATGCTGAAGGTGACGGAGCCGTACAACGACCTGGTGCGCGAGGAGATGAACATGATCCAGGGGGCGCTCGAGCTGCGCAACAAGACGGTGGAGGACGTGATGACGCCCATCGGGGACTGCTTCATGATGGTGTCGGACGCCGTGCTGGACTTTGACACCATGTCGGAGGTGATGGAGAGCGGCTACACGCGCATCCCCGTGTTCGACGGCGAGCGCTCCAACATCGTGGACATCCTGTACGTCAAGGACCTGGCCTTCGTGGACCCCGACGACTGCACCACGCTGAAGACCATCACCAAGTTCTACAACCACCCGGTGCACTTTGTGTTCCACGACACCAAGCTGGACGCCATGCTGGAGGAGTTCAAGAAAG GTAAGTCCCACCTGGCCATCGTCCAGAAGGTGAACaacgagggggagggagatcCCTTCTACGAGGTGCTGGGATTGGTCACCTTGGAGGACGTCATCGAGGAGATCATCAAATCAGAGATCCTGGATGAATCCGATCTTTACA CCGACAACAAGAACCGGAAGAAGGTGGATCCCAACAAGAACAAGAGGGACTTCTCGGCGTTCAAGAACGATGGGGACAGCCAGGTGAAGATCTCCCCCCAGCTGATGCTGGCGGCTCACCGGTTCCTGGCCACAG aGGTCAGTCTGTTCAGCCCCTTCCTGGTGACGGAGAAGGTGCTGCTGAGGATCCTGCGTCACCCCGACGTCATCCAGGAGGTCAAGTTCAACGACAGCGACAAGCGCTCGCCGCACCACTTTGTGTACCAGCGGGGCCGGCCCGTAGACTACTTCATCCTCATCCTGCAG GGacgtgtggaggtggaggcggggcaTGAGAACATGAAGTTTGAAACCGGACCGTTCTCCTTTTATGGGGTCATGGCCCTGAGTACCCCATCCTtgg ctgtcaccccccctctctccccctcagtgGCGTCCCCCCCTCCGAGACGCCTCTCTCTTAAGAGGTTTTCTGTGTTCTCCCGTTTCCCAG AGTTCCGCTCTCCGTCTCACGCCGGCGGTCTGAACCGCTCCGCCTCCCTGAGCTGTACTGAGCGCGCTCCAGACGCCCCGGGCTCCGTGGGCGGCAGCAACTCCCAGCTCCCCGGCACGCCCTTCCAGTACACGCCCGACTTCTGCGTCCGCGCCCTCACCGACCTGCAGTTCGTCAAG atCACGCGGGCCCAGTACCAGAACGGCCTGCTGGCCTCCCGGCTGGACAGCAGCCCCCAGACCCCCGAGGCTGGCCACCCCCGCCTGGacacctccttctccctgccccccatcagccccccggccccccgcgcCTCCATCCCCCTGGCGACCCCGCCCGCCCCGCGCCCGCCCGCCCTGTCCCAGcccgccccgcccgcctccgccCGCTCCACCCCCCCGACCGTCTCCCGGAGGTCCTCCCCCACGCCCaagcaccccctccccctcacc ACGCCGCTGGTCACCGCGGCGACCACGGCGCCGGGGGGCGACCAGCTCTCCAAACCCTCGCcctcgcccccgcccccgccgctccccgcctcctccccgcCGCGCCCGGAGCACGTGGCCCCGCCGGGCGAGACCACCACGCTGCTCGGCGAGCACCAGAACTGCAGCGGGCCCCCCGCGGCAGTGGGCGTGGGGGCCGGCACGGCGCGCAAGCCCAGCCACCCCTACGCCCACGTGCACACCATCAGCCACGCACACACCGAGAGCACTATTTAG